A segment of the Verrucomicrobiota bacterium genome:
AGCCCGATCTTTTCGTTCAAAATTTTCTTTGTTATACCAGCAACGAACCAATTCCTTGTCTTCAATGTTTTGCGGATTGGAGCGATTGGTAAAAAATCCTCTGGCCTGAGAAGACCAACAGAAGAGCGGTATTTGTTTTTGTTTAAACCAATTCCTGCTTTCTGAATCCGAGGAGCTGATACAACCAGGCCAGGGAGGTTTTACCATTTCCGCCAGGCTAAATTGGTTGCTCACTGCGGTAAATCCAGCGAGCCCGTTCTCGAGTGCATAAGCATTGGCTTCAGCAATTCGATTGAGGGACCAATTTGATGCACCCAATGCTCGGATTTTTCCTTCATTTTTGAACCTGTTTAAGGCATGGATGAAATCGCCGACCGGATACTCCAAATTGTCCCGATGAAGGTAATACAGATCTATGTAATCAGTTTTAAGTCTTCTGAGCGAATCGTTGAGTTGAGCTGCTATGGCGTCAGGGTTGTTGTAAGGTGTGTGGCCTCCTTTTCCTATCAAGAAAACTTGCTCTCTTATACCTCGTGCTTTTTGCCAATTTCCCCAGAGGCCTTCAGGGAAGCCTTGGTTATAGATCCAGGCAGTGTCGAAAGCGGTTCCTCCCCGTTCGATAAAATCGTCAAACATTACCGACGCATGGGAAAGCGTTAGTTGATTATCCACCCCCATGACCAGGCGAGATACTTTTTTATCACTGTCACCAAAGGGAAGGGTGGGTAGCTGTTCAATTCGACCCGGATTGAGCGGCTCTCCCGAGAGGATGGGTGGCTTTTTTTCGGAAGGAAAAATGAGCCCTAGATCCTTTCGCCAAGCATCCATTGCTTTCATATTTCCAAGCGTATCCGCTGACGACATGGCTGGAAAAATCTTCTCCGGGGCTCCGATGCATTCGGAAACTTTATCGACCTCATAACTCCACATGAGTCTGTCAAAATGAATATTTTCCTCGGATTCCAATTTGCCGTTTTTCTCAATTCGAATGGTGGTTTTTCCGATTCTTGGATCCTGGACCCAGGGATTCTTAAACTGGATTGAACCTTTGCTTCCGAAGAGTTGAACATCCCAGTCTTGCTGATGATGGACTCCGCATGAAACTTGAGCAAAAAGGTCGCCCTCGAATTTCAGGTTAGCGATTGCGAACTCGTCAATGCCTGTTGATCCAAGCTGTCCCATTCCTTGCACCTGGATAGGATCAGCGAAGTCCTTGTTTTGAGAAACACCAGCTATGAGACGTGCTAGTGAAACAGGGTAACCACCAACATCCAAAATTCCTCCTCCTGCCAAATTCAGGTTGTAGAGCCGAGATTTAGGATCAAGGGGAGAATAAAATGAAAAATCCAAACGCATGCTCTTAATAGATCCAATGACTTCTTGCTGAATCATTTCGATCAATCGCGCAATTAGCGGGTGGCAACGATACATGTAAGCTTCCATTAAAAATACGCCGTTCAAATTCGCCTCTTCCAGAATACCCATTGCCTCGGAGTGGTTTAATCCGATGGGTTTTTCGCAAAGAATATGTTTTCCAGCTTTGGCTGTTTTAATGGCCCACTCAGCGTGAAATGGATTGGGAGTTGAAATGTAAACAACCTCTACGTTTTCATCTTTCAACAAGGCTTCGTATGAGCTGTAGGCGTTTCGGATACTATGTTTTTCAGCAAAGATGTTTGCAGTTTCTTGATTTCGACTACCGACAGCTACTACAGTGCCTTTGCTGGATTGGGCAACGCTTAGGGCGAATTTATTGGCTATGTATCCGGTTCCGAGAATACCCCAATTCAGATGATCTGCCATATTGTAAAACTTCAGAGATTAATAAGGTAGCTGAGAGTTTTGGCTGCCTAATCCACCAGGGCCAAGTCAATATTGGGTTACCTCGAAAACAGTGGAAATAAAAAAGGCCTCCCATCGGGAGGCCTTAAAATGGATCTGAACTTTGCGTTTAATCGCGATTTGGGTTTGCGCGTAATTTTGCCATAATAATGGCATGAGCTTGGCGTTTATATTGTTCGCCCCCGTGGACGGCATAGGAGTAATCCCAATCTTCGATTTCTTGGTAACGTTTCAGTTCCGAACGAAGTTCTGCTTCAATTCGTTCTTGTTCAGCTACAGCAGCAAGACGTTGTTGTTCAAGTTTTTCCGTTTGGCTCTTCAACATAGCAGCTTCCTCCTTTGCTTTTCGGATGGTGTCCGCGGCTGCGGCCATTTCCCTTTCCCGCGTTTGCGAAGATTCGGTCGATGCGGCAGCGAGGGCGGCTTGCCTTTTCTCAGCTTCTGCGAGCGATTGGGTTAACGCTTCTAAGCGTTTATTTGTTTCAGCGGCTCGTTTATCCGCTTCCGCCCTGGCAAGTTCTTCGGCTTCCAGGCGAGACTGAACTTCTGCGATTTTCCGCTTTTGTTCATCTTTGGCTTGTTGGATCTGAAGCTCTGCTAGGCGTATTGCTTCGTTTTTCTCTGCTTCGAGTGCAGCGAGTTGAGCCGCCGATTTTGCTGCCTGTTCTGCAGAAGCTGCAGCAGCAGCTTTCGTTGCCGCTGTCGATTTCGAAGTTGATGTCGATGCACTTTGCGGGCTTTGGGAGTCGCTTGTTGTCTCAGATTTTTTACAGCCAACTCCGCTTAATAAAGTCGCTGCCAGTATGGTAATTAGGTATTTTTTCATATGGAACTTGTTTGAGTTGAACAGATAATGTGTTTGGAAATGAATCAATTTCTATAAAAACAAGAGATACTTGTTTTGAGATTTCTTTAAAGGATTTCAGGAATTAACGCTAAAGACAAGGCTAGGATAACCGGTCTCTATAGTCATTGTAGTTAAATTGCTTCACAATTTCTAATTTTTCACTTTCAGGGTGCCATAATGCAATGGAGGGTAATGACACGCCATTGAAGGTATTGTTCTTTACCATTGTGTAGTGAGCCATGTCTTGAAAAACCAAGCGATCACCTACTTTTAAGGGTTCCTCGAAGGAATAGTCTCCAATGATGTCTCCAGCTAGACAAGTAAGACCTCCCAGGCGGTAGGTATACATCTTCTCATCCGGTAGAGTTGCGCCGATGACCGAAGGTCTGTAGGGCATTTCCAGAACATCCGGCATATGGGCTGTTGCTGAAGTATCCAGAATAGCGATGTTCATTCCGTTATTTATAATATCCAGCACTTCTGTGACGAGAACTCCGGTATTCAAGGCTATGGCTTCGCCTGGCTCCAAATACACTTTCAGATCATGGCGCTCCCTGAAGGATTTGATCGTAGCTATTAGAAGCTCGGTATCGTAGTCTGATCGGGTAATGTGATGACCACCGCCAAAGTTTATCCACTTCAATTGATTAAACCATCTGCCAAATTTTTGTTCAACAACTTCTAGCGTTCGGGCAAGTGGCCCGGCGTTTTGTTCACAGAGAGTGTGAAAATGGAATCCAGTAATTCCATTCAGGTCGGCATCTATAAGCGCGTCAGCAGTTACCCCCAGGCGTGAGTTTTTTGCGCAAGGATCATAGAGCTCCACATCTACTTCTGAATATTCAGGATTTATTCGAAGGGCCATCTCGGTCGTTTCATTGGTCTCTTTAACGTATTGTCTGTACCGATGAAACTGTGACACTGAGTTAAAGGACAAGTGATGGGCGATTGGGGCAATTGATTCAATATCCGTTTGGGAATAGGCAGGGGCATAAACATGCACCTCACCACCGAATTCCAATTTTCCAAGTAACGCTTCGTTAACCGAGCTGGCTGTAGTCCCGACCAAATACTTTTTGATTAGTGGAAAAGTGCTGAATGCCGCAAATCCCTTGAGTGCCAATATGATTTTGCAATCCGCTTCGTCCTGGATTCGCTTTAACAGCTCGAGGTTTTCCCTTAATCGCCCCATATCTATGATGTAACAGGGTGTTGGGGAATTTTGAATATCCATAGCAACTACAATTAAAGCTCCGGATGTTGGTCCAGCTCTTGAACTTCCCAGGGCAAACCACAATTATTGAGATCTTCCATGAACGAATCCGGGTCTAGCTGTTCAATGTTCCATACGCCTTCTTTTTTCCAATTTCCACTTAGGATTTGTTTGGCACCAATCATTGCCGGGACTCCTGTTGTATAGGAGATGGCTTGGGAATTCACTTCCTCATAACACGCTTCGTGGTCGCAAATATTGTAGATATAGATTGTTTTGGCTTCCCCGTCTTTTTTCCCGGAAATAATACAACCAATACAGGTTTTACCCTTAGTTCGTTCACCTAAGCTGGAAGGATCGGGAAGTACGGCTTTTAAAAATTGTAAAGGCACAATTTTTTTTCCTTCGTACATCACAGGATCGATTCGGGTCATGCCCACGTTTTCCAAAACCTTCAAATGGGTAATGTATTGCTGAGAAAACGTCATCCAGAATCGAATTCGCTTAAGACCATCAATATTTTTCACCAATGACTCCAATTCTTCATGATACAACAAATAGACGTCTTTGGGTCCAAGGACCGGAAAGTCGAAAACGTTCTTAATGGATAAAGGTTCTGTTTCCTTCCACGTTCCATTTTCCCAGTGCCGACCATTCGCAGTTATTTCACGAATATTGATTTCCGGATTAAAATTGGTCGCAAAAGGGTGCCCATGATCGCCTGCGTTAGCATCGAGAATATCAATAAATTCGATGGAATCGAAATAGTGTTTTTGAGCGTAGGCGCAGAAAACGTTGGTGACTCCCGGATCAAAACCAGATCCCAGCAGGGCCATGAGGCCAGCGTCTTTAAACCGTTCTTGATAGTCCCACTGCCACTTGTATTCGAATTTTGCCTCATCGAGCGGTTCGTAGTTGGCGGTATCGAGGTAATCAACGCCAGTGGCAAGGCATGCATCCATAATCGTCAAATCCTGATAGGGTAATGCCACGTTGATAATGAGTTTCGGACCGATCCGTTTGATCAATTCAATAAGCTCCTGGGTATTATCTGCGTCAACCTGGGCTGTGTGAATTTTTGTTTTAATTTCCGAGGCAATTTGGTCGCATTTAGCCACCGTTCGGCTCGCCAGCCAAATCTCAGAGAATACCTCGGGCACTTGGGCGCATTTATGAGTAACTACTCGGCCAACGCCTCCAGCTCCAATTATCAATACCTTGCTCATGATGGTTTTTTGTTATTCGCGACCAAGACATAGGTAATATTATTGTGAATTCAATCGATATTTTTGAATCTTATGGTTCCTGGTCCATATCATTTAGGAAAACATGTGAGACAATTCTATTGTCCTTGGCCTATCCGGTAGTCAACGGTGTCAGCTGCAACATTATCTCATTCATCCAATATGTGGCGATTTATTCAAAATACCTTTAGTAGCTTCTTAGGAACCCTGCTTGCTCTTTTCGTTTTAGGGTTCGGCGGTTTTATTATTATCCTGATCGTGGGTCTTGCTTTCCAGGAGCCCGTTGCTGATATGCCTGACAGCGCTGTGCTCGTTCTTGATATTTCAATGAGTATTAACGACAAACCCCCGTCGGTGACGCTTGATGATGTGATTCAACAGGCCATTTCAAATAGTGAGATCCCCCAGGTCGGTCTCAGAAAACTACTAAACGCCATAAAATACGCCAAAACCGATAAAAGAGTGAAAGGTCTGTTTTTGACGGGGAATCTACAGTCTGTTAACTTCGGTTCCGGCTATGCCGCCATCAGTGAGTTGCGTGATGCTCTGATTGACTTTAAAACGAGTGGTAAGCCGATTGAAGCTTATGTCGTAAACGCAATGCCTAGAGATTACTATCTTTTCTCGGTTGCCAATACGGTTTCTATGAACCCGTTCGGCGAATTGATGTTCAACGGGCTTGGCGTGGAAATGATGTTTTACGCCAACGCCTTTGAGAAATGGGGAATCGGTGCACAGCCAGTTCGGGTGGGTAAATTCAAGGCGGGAATTGAGCCCTATGTTCAAGACCATATGAGTGAGGCCAACCGCGAGCAAACCATGATTTTAATTCAAGGGCTTTGGGATTCGATGGCGAAGGAGGTAGCAGAATCTCGAGGAATTGACGTCGAAGCCTTGGATGCTATTGCTGGTTCTGATCGTTCCTTTGTGGCTGAAAAAGCTAAGGAGCATGGCTTTGTAGATGAGTTGATCTATTTCGATGAAATGTTGGAAAAGCTCAAAAAGGTGTCGGGTGAGGATAAAAAAAAGCGGACATTCAGTCAGATCGATATGGCTTCGTACATGGTCGCCAATCCGGTTAACGGACCTTCATCGAAGGACAAAGAGATTGCCATCGTTTATATCGAAGGAGTGATTGTTGCTGGCGAAGGCAGTTCCAGTCAGGTAGGCGGTGACAAGTTGGCACGCCGGATTCGCGAAATTCGCCTAAACGACAATGTCAAAGCCGTTGTCTTACGGGTCAATTGCCCGGGTGGAGGAGCTCAGGCTTCTGAGATCATTCAACGGGAAATTCGCCTATTGGGTGAAAGTAAACCCGTAGTGGCTTCCATGGGCTATGTTGCGGCGAGTGGCGGTTATTGGGTGTCTACCTATGCTGACCGGATTTTTGCTCAGGATAACACCATCACTGGTTCCATCGGCGTGTACGGTTTGATTTTCAATATCCAGGAGGTTGCTAATGATTTTGGAATTACCTGGGATTATGCTGGAACCCACGACTATGCGGGAAGTTGGACGATGACCCGTCCGCAAACCGAAGCCGAGATGCAGCAGCTTGAAGAGTCCACGACCTGGTATTACGATAAATTCATTGAGAAAATTGCTGAGTCAAGGGACATGGAGATCGAGGAGGTTGATTCGGTCGGGCAAGGCCGGACTTGGCTGGGGAAGGATGCATTAGAAGTAGGGTTGGTCGACGAGCTTGGGGGACTTGAGGCAGCCATTCGACATGCCGCAAAATTGGCAAACCTTGAGGACGGTAAATACCAGGTTTCAGATTATCCAAAAGGAAACAATATGGATCAATTGCTCGAAGCCTTGATTGCCGGGCAAGATTTGGATGTTTCGATCGACCCTGCCACTGGTTTATTACGCCAGGTGCAAAAGGATCTTGAACGCTTGAAGACCTTCAATGATCCTCGTGGTATCTATCTCCTTCCGGAGATCAATTATCAATTTATCAAGTAACTTATGGCACAAAAGTCATTCACTCTTATCAGGGATACACAGGCTACTTTAATTCCGGCAGGAGATATATTGTCGCTAAAGCAAGGCACCGACGTTCAGGTAACCCAAGCCTTAGGTGGCACGGTCACCGTTCAAGCGAATGGTGGGCTTTACCGAATAAGCGCTAAGGACCTGGACGCACTCGGTGAGGACGGCCAATCAGAATATACGGTTGAAGGTGCAACGGCCCCGGTGGCTGAAGGTGAATTTTCAGAGGAACATGTTTGGGAAGCCTTGAGGACCTGCTTTGATCCAGAAATTCCAGTCAACATTGTCGACTTGGGGTTGATTTATGATTTAAGCGCTGTTGACCTCGGAGAAGGAGAATACGAGGTATTCGTCAAAATGACCCTCACCGCTCAAGGTTGTGGCATGGGGCCCTCAATTGCAGCTGACGCTCAGCAAAAGATAGACGCCTTGCCTGCCGTGAAATCCTCTCAGGTTGATATTGTGTGGGATCCTGTTTGGACACCTCACATGATCAGTGATGAAGGTCGAAAAATCCTCGGATTAAACTAGATTATCCAAACCAGGCACCCTGCCACTGTTCTGGATACCATCGGCCTTCATCCATCTCAATAACGTCGAAGTCCGTTACCAGTCGGCTGTCCGGTTTGACGCCATAGGATTCAATCAGGTCGGGGATAAATTCTCTCGTTTCGTCATCCCGCCAACCGCGTTTGCTCATAAAGCTGTTGTAAATAAGGATTTCTTCATCGGTGAGCTTCCTGCCGTTTTCAAAACACCAAGCGAGCACTTCCTCGTTTGTTTTCCCCGCAAGCACCTCGGCTTTTACTTCTTCATAAGTTACCTGAAGGTAACGACAGGTTCTTCCATCAAAACCATTCCCGAGCATGTCGAAGTAAGCTTCAGGTAAACATCCATCGGCGTTGATCCGAATCTTCGAGCACATTCGCGCAAAATAAAACAGCTTTCCGGTTTTCTCATAACAACAGCACGGCACTTGAGTATTCATACTAATTCTAAATGTTGGATATTTTGCGGCAGACAAGCCTAGAACAAATTTCCAGGTCATCTGTCAGGTGCTTATTTCTGGACAGTGAAGAAACCCTTGCTTTGCTTAGGACTCCTTATGTTTCCTGCATTATAATGAAATGGATTGATAAACTAGAAAAACGCTTCGCCCATTTGGCTATTCGTAATTTGGCTCTGTATTTAGTGGCCGGGCAGGTTATTATTTTTGCGCTTATAAATTTCGGAAGGATGACCTCCTCCGCTTTATATTTAAACTCCACCTTGGTCTTGAATGGAGAGATTTGGCGTTTGTTTACCTTTATGTTGATTCCGCCCCGGGCAAGTATGCTCCTGATTGCGTTTGCCTGGTATATTTTCTGGATGATTTCCCAGGCATTGGAAGCTCAATGGGGAACATTTAAATACAACCTGTTTTTATTAATTGGAGTCTTTGCCACCTGGTTGGCTTCCCTGTTGATGCCCTTTGGATTATTCACCAATTATTATATAGGTATTTCTGTGTTTCTTGCGTTTGCGACCTTGTATCCAAATTTTGAGTTTCTTCTCTTCTTCATTTTACCTGTCAAGGTGAAATACTTAGCATGGATTTCCTTGGGGTACATGGCTTTGATTTTCCTTCAACCTTCAGTGGCCACACGACTTGAAATCATCGCAGCTTTAGCTAATTACGCATTATTCTTTGGGAAGGATTTGTACCAGGCAATGTACTATCGAAAGCGACGAATCGAACACCAGAAAGAGACAAAAGCATACGCCGAAGAAGCATTCCATATTTGCGCAACTTGTGGGGCGACTGATAAATCCAATCCCGAACGTGAGTTTCGCTATAAGGATGGCGATGGTATTTGTAGCGACTGTCTTGAAAAAGAATCTACTCCCCAAGTTTGATTGTATCTAGTATCTCAGGATTTCGGTTCGAGACTCTTCTACTTCATTCGCAATGACGAAGAAAACC
Coding sequences within it:
- a CDS encoding aldo/keto reductase, whose protein sequence is MADHLNWGILGTGYIANKFALSVAQSSKGTVVAVGSRNQETANIFAEKHSIRNAYSSYEALLKDENVEVVYISTPNPFHAEWAIKTAKAGKHILCEKPIGLNHSEAMGILEEANLNGVFLMEAYMYRCHPLIARLIEMIQQEVIGSIKSMRLDFSFYSPLDPKSRLYNLNLAGGGILDVGGYPVSLARLIAGVSQNKDFADPIQVQGMGQLGSTGIDEFAIANLKFEGDLFAQVSCGVHHQQDWDVQLFGSKGSIQFKNPWVQDPRIGKTTIRIEKNGKLESEENIHFDRLMWSYEVDKVSECIGAPEKIFPAMSSADTLGNMKAMDAWRKDLGLIFPSEKKPPILSGEPLNPGRIEQLPTLPFGDSDKKVSRLVMGVDNQLTLSHASVMFDDFIERGGTAFDTAWIYNQGFPEGLWGNWQKARGIREQVFLIGKGGHTPYNNPDAIAAQLNDSLRRLKTDYIDLYYLHRDNLEYPVGDFIHALNRFKNEGKIRALGASNWSLNRIAEANAYALENGLAGFTAVSNQFSLAEMVKPPWPGCISSSDSESRNWFKQKQIPLFCWSSQARGFFTNRSNPQNIEDKELVRCWYNKENFERKDRAQTLAKEKGTSVISIALAYVLNQPFQIFSLIGPRTLEETRTSCPGAYIQLNSEELKWLNLES
- the nspC gene encoding carboxynorspermidine decarboxylase, translating into MDIQNSPTPCYIIDMGRLRENLELLKRIQDEADCKIILALKGFAAFSTFPLIKKYLVGTTASSVNEALLGKLEFGGEVHVYAPAYSQTDIESIAPIAHHLSFNSVSQFHRYRQYVKETNETTEMALRINPEYSEVDVELYDPCAKNSRLGVTADALIDADLNGITGFHFHTLCEQNAGPLARTLEVVEQKFGRWFNQLKWINFGGGHHITRSDYDTELLIATIKSFRERHDLKVYLEPGEAIALNTGVLVTEVLDIINNGMNIAILDTSATAHMPDVLEMPYRPSVIGATLPDEKMYTYRLGGLTCLAGDIIGDYSFEEPLKVGDRLVFQDMAHYTMVKNNTFNGVSLPSIALWHPESEKLEIVKQFNYNDYRDRLS
- a CDS encoding saccharopine dehydrogenase family protein — protein: MSKVLIIGAGGVGRVVTHKCAQVPEVFSEIWLASRTVAKCDQIASEIKTKIHTAQVDADNTQELIELIKRIGPKLIINVALPYQDLTIMDACLATGVDYLDTANYEPLDEAKFEYKWQWDYQERFKDAGLMALLGSGFDPGVTNVFCAYAQKHYFDSIEFIDILDANAGDHGHPFATNFNPEINIREITANGRHWENGTWKETEPLSIKNVFDFPVLGPKDVYLLYHEELESLVKNIDGLKRIRFWMTFSQQYITHLKVLENVGMTRIDPVMYEGKKIVPLQFLKAVLPDPSSLGERTKGKTCIGCIISGKKDGEAKTIYIYNICDHEACYEEVNSQAISYTTGVPAMIGAKQILSGNWKKEGVWNIEQLDPDSFMEDLNNCGLPWEVQELDQHPEL
- the sppA gene encoding signal peptide peptidase SppA — translated: MWRFIQNTFSSFLGTLLALFVLGFGGFIIILIVGLAFQEPVADMPDSAVLVLDISMSINDKPPSVTLDDVIQQAISNSEIPQVGLRKLLNAIKYAKTDKRVKGLFLTGNLQSVNFGSGYAAISELRDALIDFKTSGKPIEAYVVNAMPRDYYLFSVANTVSMNPFGELMFNGLGVEMMFYANAFEKWGIGAQPVRVGKFKAGIEPYVQDHMSEANREQTMILIQGLWDSMAKEVAESRGIDVEALDAIAGSDRSFVAEKAKEHGFVDELIYFDEMLEKLKKVSGEDKKKRTFSQIDMASYMVANPVNGPSSKDKEIAIVYIEGVIVAGEGSSSQVGGDKLARRIREIRLNDNVKAVVLRVNCPGGGAQASEIIQREIRLLGESKPVVASMGYVAASGGYWVSTYADRIFAQDNTITGSIGVYGLIFNIQEVANDFGITWDYAGTHDYAGSWTMTRPQTEAEMQQLEESTTWYYDKFIEKIAESRDMEIEEVDSVGQGRTWLGKDALEVGLVDELGGLEAAIRHAAKLANLEDGKYQVSDYPKGNNMDQLLEALIAGQDLDVSIDPATGLLRQVQKDLERLKTFNDPRGIYLLPEINYQFIK
- a CDS encoding iron-sulfur cluster assembly protein, giving the protein MAQKSFTLIRDTQATLIPAGDILSLKQGTDVQVTQALGGTVTVQANGGLYRISAKDLDALGEDGQSEYTVEGATAPVAEGEFSEEHVWEALRTCFDPEIPVNIVDLGLIYDLSAVDLGEGEYEVFVKMTLTAQGCGMGPSIAADAQQKIDALPAVKSSQVDIVWDPVWTPHMISDEGRKILGLN
- a CDS encoding DUF5069 domain-containing protein; this encodes MNTQVPCCCYEKTGKLFYFARMCSKIRINADGCLPEAYFDMLGNGFDGRTCRYLQVTYEEVKAEVLAGKTNEEVLAWCFENGRKLTDEEILIYNSFMSKRGWRDDETREFIPDLIESYGVKPDSRLVTDFDVIEMDEGRWYPEQWQGAWFG